In one candidate division KSB1 bacterium genomic region, the following are encoded:
- a CDS encoding alpha/beta hydrolase: MKRKSIGLAILFLCSASSYAEPIVLPLWPNGAPYGEAAIAETPQLTIYLPPNPTGAAVVIFPGGGYWGLAMDHEGRQVAQWLNNLGAAGIIVSYRRGPGAQHPVPLLDAQRAIRTVRARAEEWRIDPKRIGVIGFSAGGHLASCTGVHFDLGDSANADPVQRISCRPDFMILIYPVISMTREYMHRGSMVNLLGDPPDPQLTIKMSTDLQVTPQTSPTFLILTNEDTVVPAENSVFFYLALRKAGVPAEMHIFERGPHGFGLAPLDPVLSKWMELCRNWMMQRGILH, from the coding sequence ATGAAACGGAAAAGCATCGGATTGGCGATTTTGTTTCTTTGCAGCGCCTCGAGCTATGCTGAACCGATCGTTCTGCCGCTTTGGCCGAACGGCGCGCCCTACGGTGAAGCGGCCATCGCGGAAACGCCGCAGCTGACGATCTATCTGCCGCCCAATCCCACCGGCGCGGCAGTGGTTATTTTCCCTGGCGGCGGTTATTGGGGATTGGCGATGGACCATGAAGGCCGCCAGGTGGCTCAGTGGCTCAACAATCTCGGAGCGGCCGGGATCATCGTCAGTTATCGCCGCGGCCCGGGCGCCCAGCATCCAGTGCCTCTGCTCGATGCTCAGCGCGCCATTCGTACCGTGCGCGCCCGTGCCGAAGAGTGGCGCATCGATCCCAAACGCATCGGCGTCATCGGCTTTTCCGCCGGCGGTCATCTGGCCTCCTGCACCGGCGTGCATTTCGATCTCGGCGATTCCGCTAACGCGGATCCCGTGCAGAGGATCAGCTGCCGACCGGACTTTATGATTCTCATCTATCCGGTCATCTCGATGACCCGCGAGTACATGCACCGCGGCTCGATGGTCAATCTGTTGGGCGATCCGCCCGATCCGCAGCTGACGATCAAAATGTCGACCGATCTGCAGGTGACGCCTCAAACATCGCCCACCTTTTTGATTCTGACCAATGAAGACACAGTCGTACCGGCGGAAAACAGCGTCTTTTTCTACCTGGCTTTGCGCAAGGCCGGTGTACCTGCAGAAATGCACATTTTCGAACGCGGCCCGCACGGCTTTGGACTGGCGCCGCTGGATCCCGTTCTGTCGAAATGGATGGAGCTTTGCCGCAACTGGATGATGCAACGAGGCATCCTGCATTAG
- a CDS encoding phosphatidylglycerophosphatase A — MTKQMSSSKAAERLAVIIGTTFGSGYSPVAPGTAGATVVIAVLWFLPLPATVISVHLIALFFFIGVWAATQCENRWGADPGRVNWDEAVGMMISIIALPKTPVIYGGAFLLFRLFDVLKPFPVNRAERLPAGWGIMIDDVIAGLYTNIVLQILIRLI, encoded by the coding sequence TTGACGAAACAGATGAGCAGTTCAAAGGCCGCCGAACGGCTTGCTGTGATCATCGGCACCACCTTCGGCAGCGGCTACTCGCCGGTTGCTCCTGGGACTGCAGGCGCCACGGTCGTTATCGCCGTACTGTGGTTTCTTCCTCTCCCTGCAACCGTCATTTCGGTGCACCTTATAGCGCTGTTCTTTTTCATCGGCGTTTGGGCAGCGACGCAGTGTGAAAATCGCTGGGGAGCTGACCCTGGCCGCGTAAATTGGGACGAAGCGGTCGGGATGATGATTTCCATTATCGCATTGCCGAAAACGCCGGTGATTTATGGAGGAGCTTTTTTGCTCTTTCGCCTGTTCGATGTTTTGAAGCCGTTTCCAGTCAATCGTGCCGAACGGCTGCCGGCAGGCTGGGGGATTATGATCGACGACGTCATTGCCGGACTTTACACGAATATTGTTCTGCAAATCCTAATACGATTGATCTGA
- the thpR gene encoding RNA 2',3'-cyclic phosphodiesterase: protein MDEIRTFICFELPAEVKSELKRVQDILRPQLGGVSWVKAEGIHLTLKFLGEVPSTTLKAIAETVKEIAAGFSAVSLRLNGLGAFPSLQRPRVYWAGAAVQSGNLSGLQQSLEEALAKLGFPKEDRPFSPHLTLGRVKQFERRPSPAEVFGRVQLQPLEFTCDELVLMRSDLKPSGAEYTPLEKFPLR, encoded by the coding sequence ATGGATGAGATTCGCACTTTTATCTGTTTCGAGCTGCCGGCGGAGGTGAAATCGGAACTGAAAAGGGTACAGGATATCCTGCGGCCGCAACTCGGCGGGGTTTCTTGGGTCAAAGCTGAAGGGATACACCTGACGTTGAAATTCTTGGGCGAAGTACCGAGCACAACCTTGAAAGCGATTGCCGAAACGGTAAAGGAAATAGCGGCGGGATTTTCGGCCGTGAGCCTGCGGCTGAACGGCTTGGGCGCTTTTCCCTCGCTGCAGCGACCGCGTGTGTACTGGGCCGGTGCGGCGGTGCAAAGCGGCAACTTGAGCGGTTTGCAGCAGTCGTTGGAGGAAGCCCTGGCCAAGCTGGGTTTTCCCAAAGAAGATCGTCCTTTTTCGCCGCATCTTACCTTGGGTCGCGTCAAGCAATTCGAGCGGCGCCCCTCACCGGCGGAAGTATTCGGCAGAGTTCAGCTGCAGCCGCTCGAGTTTACCTGCGACGAGCTGGTGCTGATGCGCAGCGACCTCAAACCGAGCGGCGCCGAATACACGCCGCTTGAGAAATTTCCCTTGCGTTAA
- the recR gene encoding recombination mediator RecR translates to MKYSSEAVERAIQELSRLPGIGRKTAQRLVFYLLKQPEAQVQQLAEALIELKKKVIHCSICFNITESDPCSICTGGKRDRSMICVVEEANDVLALEKTGGYNGLYHVLGGSLSPLDGIGPDDLRIKELLARIDETVKEVILATNPDTEGEATALYLARLLKPMNVRVSRIARGIPVGADLEYADEITLTRAIEGRREY, encoded by the coding sequence ATGAAATACTCATCCGAAGCGGTCGAGCGGGCGATTCAGGAGCTCAGCCGATTGCCCGGCATCGGCCGAAAAACGGCTCAGCGCTTGGTTTTCTATCTGCTCAAGCAACCGGAAGCGCAGGTTCAGCAATTGGCCGAAGCTCTAATCGAGCTGAAAAAAAAGGTCATTCACTGTTCGATTTGCTTCAACATTACCGAAAGCGACCCATGCTCGATCTGCACAGGCGGCAAACGCGACCGCTCAATGATTTGCGTCGTGGAAGAGGCGAACGATGTGCTGGCGCTGGAAAAGACCGGCGGCTATAACGGCCTTTATCATGTGCTGGGCGGTTCGCTGTCGCCGCTCGACGGCATTGGACCGGACGATCTGCGCATCAAGGAACTGCTCGCCCGCATTGACGAGACGGTGAAGGAGGTAATCCTTGCGACCAACCCCGATACCGAAGGCGAGGCCACGGCGCTTTATCTTGCCCGACTTCTCAAACCGATGAACGTGCGCGTGTCGCGCATTGCCCGCGGCATCCCGGTGGGTGCCGATTTGGAATACGCCGATGAAATCACGCTGACCCGCGCCATTGAAGGCCGGAGGGAGTATTGA
- a CDS encoding aminotransferase class I/II-fold pyridoxal phosphate-dependent enzyme — protein MTVEELKKLKIGTRMIRASVRSPFNNVSAHIPPIFQTVNFDYRDVEEGLAVFLGEKQGYFYTRDGNPTSDLFAHMVALLEEGEAGLAVASGMAAISNAVLSIVRPGDEVVSSTNIYGGTKSWLTTQLATLGVRTVFVDITRPDQVAAACSPKSKILYTEVLGSPNLETADLAALSAIAKEKGLTFIVDNTFSPPPIVQPLKYGADLVIHSTTKYINGHGDAVGGVVVGSVEMVQRIRNVVKLYGGVISPFNAWLGIRGLKTLTLRLERHCSNALALARFLEEHPRVKTVHYPGLPSHPQHELAKRQLRGFGGMLAFEVHGGLEAGKKVMNAVRVCNFTTSLGEIDTLIIHPASTSHVSLPKEEREALGISDGLLRLSVGIEDVEDLLLDLRQALQNI, from the coding sequence ATGACGGTCGAAGAACTGAAAAAGCTGAAAATCGGTACGCGCATGATCCGCGCATCGGTGCGATCGCCCTTCAATAACGTTTCGGCGCACATCCCGCCGATTTTCCAGACGGTCAATTTCGATTACCGTGATGTCGAAGAAGGGTTGGCGGTGTTTTTGGGAGAAAAGCAGGGTTACTTTTACACCCGCGACGGCAATCCGACTTCGGATCTCTTTGCGCACATGGTCGCGCTGTTGGAAGAAGGCGAAGCCGGCCTGGCGGTCGCTTCCGGAATGGCGGCCATTTCCAACGCCGTGCTTTCGATCGTCAGACCAGGCGATGAGGTTGTCTCGTCGACCAACATTTACGGCGGCACCAAATCCTGGCTGACGACGCAGCTGGCGACCCTCGGCGTGCGGACGGTTTTTGTCGACATCACTCGGCCCGATCAGGTGGCGGCGGCCTGCAGCCCGAAGAGTAAAATCCTCTACACCGAAGTGCTCGGCAGCCCGAATCTGGAAACGGCGGATTTGGCGGCTTTGTCGGCTATCGCTAAGGAAAAGGGATTGACTTTTATTGTCGACAATACCTTTTCCCCGCCGCCGATCGTACAGCCGCTCAAATACGGCGCCGATCTGGTCATTCACAGCACCACCAAATACATCAACGGTCACGGCGATGCCGTCGGCGGAGTGGTCGTGGGCTCGGTAGAGATGGTGCAGCGCATTCGCAATGTGGTCAAGCTCTACGGCGGCGTCATCAGTCCGTTCAACGCCTGGTTGGGCATTCGCGGCCTCAAGACCCTCACCTTGCGGCTGGAGCGGCATTGCAGCAACGCCTTGGCGCTGGCGCGGTTTCTGGAGGAACACCCGCGCGTCAAAACCGTTCACTACCCCGGTCTGCCGTCGCATCCTCAGCATGAGTTGGCCAAGCGGCAACTGCGGGGCTTCGGCGGCATGCTTGCCTTCGAGGTTCACGGCGGATTGGAGGCGGGCAAAAAAGTGATGAATGCCGTGCGCGTCTGCAATTTTACCACGAGCCTCGGCGAAATCGACACGTTGATCATTCACCCCGCTTCGACCTCGCATGTCAGTCTGCCGAAAGAGGAGCGGGAAGCTCTCGGCATCAGCGACGGCCTGCTGCGGCTCTCGGTAGGAATCGAAGACGTCGAAGATCTGCTGCTGGATTTACGTCAGGCTTTGCAGAACATCTAA
- a CDS encoding RecX family transcriptional regulator, translated as MEGRHKITDIRPQQKRRNRLAVFLDNEFAFGIHQDVLLAAGIAAGDELTDEQIAEIQELERRHAAKEKAIRLLAYRARSRKEIADRLRQAGFQSAEIDWVLQELERLKLIDDGDFARLYARTRMAARPVGALALKLELKQRGVPEPEIVAALQEAYGEKSEAELARELAAKQKKKQLRLDEEKAKSRTADFLLRHGFGYDLVQEIIEEWDKLDT; from the coding sequence ATGGAAGGCAGACACAAAATTACCGACATCCGTCCGCAGCAAAAGCGCCGCAATCGCTTAGCGGTCTTTTTGGACAACGAATTTGCCTTCGGTATTCACCAGGATGTTCTGCTTGCTGCGGGTATTGCTGCCGGCGACGAGTTGACCGACGAGCAGATTGCCGAGATTCAGGAGCTCGAGAGGCGTCATGCGGCCAAGGAAAAGGCGATAAGGCTGCTGGCTTATCGCGCCCGCAGCCGTAAAGAGATCGCCGATCGTTTGCGTCAAGCAGGATTTCAGTCTGCAGAGATCGACTGGGTTCTGCAGGAGCTTGAGCGGCTTAAACTGATCGACGACGGCGACTTTGCGCGGCTGTATGCGCGCACGCGCATGGCGGCAAGACCCGTCGGCGCTCTGGCCTTAAAGTTGGAACTCAAACAGCGCGGCGTCCCCGAACCTGAAATCGTTGCAGCGCTGCAGGAAGCCTACGGCGAAAAGAGCGAGGCGGAACTGGCGCGGGAACTTGCCGCCAAACAAAAGAAAAAGCAGCTTCGTTTGGATGAGGAAAAGGCGAAAAGCCGCACGGCCGACTTTCTCCTGCGGCACGGCTTTGGTTACGATCTGGTTCAGGAAATTATCGAGGAATGGGATAAACTGGATACATGA
- the tadA gene encoding tRNA adenosine(34) deaminase TadA, with protein MTEEERIVHEKWMSAALEEARKAFAKGEVPVGAVVVSDNSIIGRGHNLVETLQDPAAHAEMLAVGSAAAATAGWRLEDAVLYATLEPCMMCAGAVLLARIPLIVYGAADPRYGACGSRLDLVDHNGLDVHAQAISGVLEAECSSLLKDFFKKLRQRHR; from the coding sequence ATGACAGAAGAGGAGCGGATTGTCCACGAAAAGTGGATGAGCGCGGCGCTGGAGGAGGCTCGCAAGGCGTTTGCCAAAGGCGAGGTGCCCGTCGGCGCCGTTGTGGTCTCTGACAACAGCATCATCGGTCGCGGGCACAATCTGGTAGAGACGCTGCAGGATCCGGCCGCGCACGCCGAAATGTTGGCCGTCGGCAGTGCGGCAGCAGCGACAGCCGGCTGGCGGTTGGAGGATGCGGTCCTTTACGCTACGCTCGAGCCGTGCATGATGTGCGCCGGCGCTGTTTTGTTGGCGCGCATTCCGCTGATCGTTTACGGCGCGGCTGATCCGCGTTACGGCGCCTGCGGCAGCCGATTGGATTTGGTGGATCACAACGGTTTGGACGTGCATGCGCAGGCGATCTCCGGCGTATTGGAAGCCGAGTGCAGCAGTCTTTTAAAGGATTTTTTTAAAAAGCTTCGTCAACGACATCGTTGA
- a CDS encoding YbaB/EbfC family nucleoid-associated protein, translated as MKGGIGGLLKQAQKMQQEIERIQKELADMRIEGSAGGGMVKAVASGAQELLEIKIDPEVVDPNDVEMLEDLVLAAVNQALENAKAKAESEMARATGGLMPNLGGMKIPGL; from the coding sequence ATGAAAGGCGGAATAGGCGGCTTATTGAAGCAGGCGCAGAAAATGCAGCAGGAGATCGAGCGCATTCAGAAAGAATTGGCCGATATGCGCATCGAGGGCAGCGCCGGAGGCGGCATGGTCAAAGCCGTCGCCAGCGGCGCTCAGGAACTGCTTGAAATAAAAATCGATCCCGAAGTCGTAGATCCGAACGATGTAGAAATGTTGGAAGATCTGGTGTTGGCAGCCGTAAATCAGGCGCTGGAGAACGCAAAGGCCAAGGCGGAATCGGAAATGGCGCGCGCCACCGGCGGTCTAATGCCTAATCTCGGCGGCATGAAAATTCCGGGTCTTTGA
- the recA gene encoding recombinase RecA, translating into MADELAERKKAIELAMAQIDRQYGKGSIMWLGENRKMDIDVIPTGSVSLDAALGVGGVPRGRIIEIFGPESSGKTTLALHILAEAQKLGGLAAFIDAEHALDAVYAKALGVDTDNLLISQPDTGEQALEITETLVRSGAIDAIVVDSVAALVPRAEIEGEMGDAQMGLQARLMSQAMRKLTAAISKSRACVIFINQIREKIGVVFGNPETTTGGRALKFYASVRLDIRRVASIKEGEEVIGSRTKVKVVKNKVAPPFKEVEFDIIYGKGISKVGDVLDQAVNLKIIDKSGAWFSYGQERLGQGRENVKRFLEQNPDLFKAIEERVRQELSLNKDALPSSDKNGEIIPTIE; encoded by the coding sequence ATGGCAGACGAATTAGCAGAACGAAAAAAGGCGATCGAGCTGGCGATGGCACAGATCGACCGCCAGTACGGCAAAGGGTCGATCATGTGGTTGGGCGAGAACCGCAAGATGGACATCGACGTCATCCCGACCGGCTCGGTTTCGTTGGATGCAGCCCTGGGAGTAGGCGGAGTACCGCGCGGTCGAATTATCGAAATTTTCGGACCCGAGTCCTCCGGTAAAACCACCTTGGCGCTGCACATTCTCGCCGAGGCGCAAAAATTGGGAGGTCTTGCGGCGTTTATCGATGCCGAGCACGCGTTGGACGCCGTCTATGCCAAGGCGCTGGGCGTCGATACCGACAATCTGCTCATTTCGCAGCCGGATACCGGCGAACAGGCTTTAGAGATTACCGAAACCTTGGTGCGCAGCGGCGCCATCGATGCCATTGTTGTGGACTCGGTTGCGGCGCTGGTGCCGCGCGCCGAAATCGAGGGCGAGATGGGCGATGCGCAGATGGGGCTCCAGGCGCGCCTGATGTCCCAGGCCATGCGCAAGCTTACCGCTGCCATCAGCAAGTCGAGGGCCTGCGTCATTTTCATCAACCAGATTCGCGAAAAGATCGGCGTGGTGTTCGGCAACCCTGAGACCACGACCGGCGGCCGCGCCCTGAAATTCTACGCTTCCGTCCGGCTCGACATTCGCCGCGTCGCTTCCATTAAAGAGGGCGAAGAGGTCATCGGCAGCCGCACCAAGGTCAAAGTGGTCAAGAACAAGGTCGCTCCGCCCTTCAAAGAGGTCGAGTTCGACATTATTTACGGCAAAGGCATTTCCAAAGTCGGCGATGTGCTCGATCAGGCGGTCAATCTCAAGATCATCGACAAGTCAGGCGCCTGGTTTTCTTACGGCCAGGAACGCCTGGGACAAGGACGCGAGAACGTCAAGCGCTTTTTGGAGCAGAACCCCGATCTGTTCAAGGCAATCGAGGAACGCGTACGGCAGGAATTGTCTTTGAACAAGGACGCCTTGCCTTCGAGCGACAAGAACGGCGAGATCATTCCGACGATCGAATAA
- a CDS encoding chromophore lyase CpcT/CpeT: MVKLFFLILLASTVGQADELSRLADYLQGSFSNRRQAAEDTAFAEIHLHMTRIWPDRTDTLWFYVEQAWAEQLDAPYRQRIYRITRQDSFLVSEVMTIDGAEEFIGAWRQPERFADVSQERLHAREGCAVYLTALPDGSFYGRTHERECLSNRRGAVYMTTEVRITESRFISWDRGFDETGRQVWGPIKGGYIFDKTEDEP, from the coding sequence ATGGTAAAGCTCTTTTTCCTGATTTTGCTCGCCTCGACAGTCGGTCAAGCGGATGAATTGTCGCGATTGGCCGATTATTTACAGGGCAGCTTTTCCAACCGCCGCCAGGCTGCAGAGGACACTGCGTTTGCCGAGATTCATCTGCACATGACGCGCATTTGGCCGGACCGCACCGATACCCTGTGGTTTTATGTCGAGCAGGCTTGGGCCGAACAGTTGGATGCGCCTTATCGTCAGCGTATCTATCGGATCACGCGACAAGACTCATTCCTAGTCAGTGAGGTGATGACGATCGACGGGGCGGAGGAGTTCATCGGCGCCTGGAGGCAGCCGGAGCGCTTTGCCGATGTCTCCCAAGAAAGGCTGCACGCCCGAGAAGGTTGTGCGGTTTATTTGACGGCATTGCCGGACGGTTCCTTTTACGGCAGGACGCATGAAAGGGAGTGTCTCAGCAACCGCCGCGGTGCCGTTTACATGACGACGGAAGTTCGTATTACGGAAAGCCGGTTCATCAGTTGGGACAGAGGATTCGATGAAACGGGCAGACAGGTCTGGGGGCCGATAAAGGGGGGGTATATTTTCGACAAAACGGAGGATGAACCATGA
- a CDS encoding superoxide dismutase, with product MTSRREFLKSVPLAAAAVSAGWTLTAGAAQLPVDEKGEYVLPPLPYPYNALEPAIDEQTMRLHHDIHHLSYVKGLNAALAKLQEARQSGNYELVQFYSGKVAFHGSGHILHTIFWQNMKPNGGGEPTGSLAKAIERDFGSFAAFKAHFSAAANQVEGGGWGILAYEPLGKRLVILQAEKHQNLTAWGAVPLLALDVWEHAYYLKYQNRRGEYVNNFFSVINWADVAARYEEAVK from the coding sequence ATGACCAGTAGAAGAGAATTCCTCAAAAGCGTGCCGTTGGCTGCTGCGGCGGTAAGCGCGGGATGGACTCTTACCGCCGGAGCGGCGCAGCTTCCGGTCGATGAAAAGGGCGAATACGTTCTGCCGCCTCTCCCCTATCCCTACAACGCGTTGGAGCCCGCCATCGATGAGCAGACGATGCGGCTGCATCACGACATTCACCATCTCAGCTACGTCAAGGGACTCAATGCCGCTCTGGCCAAGCTGCAGGAGGCTAGACAAAGCGGCAACTATGAGCTGGTGCAGTTCTACAGCGGCAAAGTCGCTTTTCACGGCTCCGGACATATTCTGCACACCATTTTCTGGCAGAACATGAAGCCGAACGGCGGCGGCGAACCGACCGGTTCTTTGGCCAAAGCGATCGAACGAGATTTCGGCAGTTTTGCCGCCTTCAAGGCGCACTTTTCCGCAGCCGCAAATCAGGTGGAAGGCGGCGGTTGGGGTATTTTAGCCTATGAACCGCTCGGTAAACGGCTTGTCATTCTGCAGGCGGAAAAACACCAGAACCTCACCGCCTGGGGAGCCGTTCCGCTGCTGGCACTCGATGTTTGGGAGCATGCCTATTACCTCAAATACCAGAACAGGCGCGGCGAATATGTCAACAATTTCTTCTCAGTGATCAACTGGGCGGACGTCGCAGCCCGATATGAAGAGGCCGTCAAATAA
- a CDS encoding competence/damage-inducible protein A, with amino-acid sequence MKIEIISIGDELLIGQTVNTNAAWMGEQLLLIGAPAEWVTTVGDSRANLLEALRIAESRADVVLITGGLGPTHDDVTKSVCVEYFNSRLVLNESVLNAVRERFRRRGIEMAKVNEEQALVPHNAEIIPNSRGTAPGMIFRKGDKVFYVMPGVPFEMKEMMIGRVLPELKARLGGRAVAVRNLMTTGVPESALYQQLDNLPLILERVQAAFLPNLYGVKIRIMAAADCEEEAERRVEEAANRVKEKLGDCIYAETDIPLEAALAELLRKAKKTLALAESCTGGHIANLFTNIPGSSEFFERGLVTYSNRAKMELLGVPEETIRQYGAVSAETAVAMAEGVRRNAGTDYGLAVTGIAGPTGGTPEKPVGLVFVACSDAEGVVWERHQFLDDRLGNKQRSAQAAMNLLRKRLLGLRHG; translated from the coding sequence ATGAAAATAGAAATCATTTCCATCGGCGACGAGCTGCTCATCGGTCAAACCGTCAACACCAATGCGGCTTGGATGGGAGAGCAGCTGCTGTTGATCGGCGCGCCTGCCGAGTGGGTGACGACCGTAGGAGATTCGCGCGCCAATCTGCTCGAAGCGCTGCGCATTGCTGAATCTCGCGCTGATGTGGTCTTGATCACCGGCGGCCTTGGACCAACGCACGACGACGTAACCAAGTCGGTCTGCGTCGAGTATTTCAACTCACGGCTGGTACTCAATGAGTCGGTGTTGAACGCCGTGCGGGAACGTTTTCGTCGACGCGGCATAGAGATGGCAAAGGTCAATGAGGAGCAGGCGCTTGTGCCCCATAATGCCGAGATCATACCCAATTCGCGCGGTACGGCGCCGGGGATGATCTTTCGTAAAGGCGATAAGGTCTTTTATGTGATGCCCGGCGTGCCGTTCGAAATGAAGGAAATGATGATCGGCCGCGTCTTGCCCGAACTCAAGGCAAGGCTCGGCGGCCGTGCGGTAGCAGTCCGCAATTTAATGACCACCGGCGTGCCTGAAAGCGCCCTGTATCAGCAGCTCGACAACCTGCCTCTGATTCTCGAGCGCGTGCAGGCCGCGTTTCTCCCCAATTTGTACGGCGTTAAAATTCGGATAATGGCCGCTGCCGATTGTGAGGAAGAAGCGGAAAGGCGCGTAGAGGAAGCGGCAAATAGGGTCAAGGAAAAACTCGGTGATTGCATTTACGCCGAGACCGACATTCCTTTGGAGGCAGCGCTGGCCGAGCTGCTGCGCAAGGCAAAAAAGACTTTGGCGCTGGCCGAATCCTGCACCGGCGGCCACATTGCCAATCTTTTTACCAACATTCCGGGCAGCTCCGAGTTTTTCGAGCGCGGCTTGGTCACTTACAGCAACCGCGCCAAAATGGAACTTCTTGGAGTTCCTGAGGAGACGATCCGGCAGTACGGTGCCGTGAGTGCTGAAACGGCCGTCGCCATGGCTGAAGGAGTGCGCCGAAATGCCGGCACGGACTACGGCTTGGCCGTCACGGGTATTGCCGGTCCCACGGGCGGCACGCCGGAAAAGCCGGTCGGACTGGTATTCGTGGCCTGCAGCGATGCCGAAGGCGTAGTTTGGGAACGGCACCAATTTCTCGATGACCGCCTCGGCAACAAGCAGAGGTCTGCACAGGCGGCGATGAACCTGCTGCGAAAAAGACTTTTGGGGCTTCGCCATGGATGA
- the dnaX gene encoding DNA polymerase III subunit gamma/tau: MSYQVLARKYRPMFFEDVVGQEHVTQTLQNAIRQNRIANAYLFCGPRGVGKTTVARLLSKAVNCDHGPTVRPCNECPSCIEINESRSLDVLEIDGASNRGIDEVRNLRESLRYAPNPGKSRIYIIDEVHMLTTEAFNALLKSLEEPPPRVLFIFATTEVHKVPTTIVSRCQRFDFKRIPIRRIIEQLRELCAKEEIVIDDESLRMIAEKGDGSMRDAESILDQVIAFAGKTITNQQVAELLGVIGLPLFFEVTDIIRRGDSRAAVDLVQRIFTEGYDFAVFLNGLAEHLRNVLVVKVTGNTDELTVADEFAHRYLQLSAEFQTEDLLRLIKMAVETESLMRRSSNARLHLETALIKMTTMTSSVQLSELVAHLQEAKKKSPQPKLTPSVSNTPRPEATAPLLESPAPMGDKKSSGSVTAHEQAAEAGPPLTLEQIEAQWPAVLEAVKSRAVAVAAALIEGWPVRLSASYLEIGFAGRNGFHQAAVERHSRSLEEILQERFGRRLRIRCVEVSEETLRQVRKVTPVSDKKEEFERLKAESDLVRTIVDLFDAEFIK; encoded by the coding sequence ATGTCCTACCAGGTCCTGGCGCGCAAATACCGCCCCATGTTTTTCGAAGACGTCGTGGGGCAGGAACACGTCACGCAAACCCTTCAAAACGCCATCCGCCAAAACCGTATCGCCAACGCCTATCTATTTTGCGGCCCGCGCGGCGTCGGAAAAACGACCGTAGCCCGTCTGTTGTCCAAAGCCGTCAACTGCGACCACGGGCCGACCGTCCGACCCTGCAATGAATGCCCGTCCTGCATCGAAATCAATGAGAGTCGCAGTCTCGATGTGCTCGAAATCGACGGTGCCTCCAACCGCGGCATTGACGAGGTGCGAAATTTGCGCGAAAGCCTTCGTTATGCTCCCAATCCCGGTAAAAGCCGCATCTATATCATCGACGAAGTCCACATGCTCACCACCGAGGCATTCAACGCCCTGTTGAAGAGCCTCGAGGAACCGCCGCCGCGGGTGCTCTTTATCTTTGCCACCACCGAAGTGCATAAAGTGCCCACGACCATCGTCTCCCGCTGCCAGCGATTCGACTTTAAGCGCATTCCGATTCGCCGGATCATCGAGCAGCTGCGCGAATTGTGCGCCAAGGAAGAGATCGTCATCGACGACGAGTCGCTGCGCATGATCGCGGAAAAAGGGGACGGCAGCATGCGCGACGCCGAAAGTATCCTCGATCAAGTCATCGCTTTTGCAGGAAAAACGATTACCAACCAACAGGTGGCGGAGCTGTTGGGCGTCATCGGCCTGCCGCTGTTTTTTGAGGTCACCGACATAATTCGCCGCGGCGACAGCCGTGCCGCCGTCGATCTGGTGCAGCGGATTTTTACGGAAGGCTATGACTTTGCCGTCTTTCTCAACGGTCTGGCCGAACATTTGCGCAACGTGCTGGTGGTCAAGGTTACCGGCAATACCGACGAATTGACCGTTGCCGACGAGTTTGCACACCGTTATCTGCAACTGAGCGCCGAGTTTCAAACCGAAGATCTGCTGCGTCTCATTAAAATGGCGGTGGAAACCGAAAGCCTCATGCGCCGCAGCAGCAACGCCAGACTGCATTTGGAGACGGCGCTGATCAAGATGACGACCATGACCTCCTCGGTGCAGCTTTCCGAGCTGGTAGCACACCTCCAGGAGGCCAAAAAAAAAAGTCCCCAGCCTAAGTTAACCCCATCGGTATCTAACACCCCGCGACCCGAAGCAACGGCCCCCCTTCTTGAATCCCCGGCGCCAATGGGTGACAAAAAATCGTCCGGTTCAGTAACCGCCCATGAACAGGCTGCAGAAGCCGGACCGCCGTTGACGCTCGAGCAGATCGAAGCTCAATGGCCTGCCGTGTTGGAAGCGGTCAAAAGTAGGGCGGTAGCGGTTGCCGCAGCCTTGATCGAGGGATGGCCGGTGCGACTCTCGGCCTCCTATTTGGAAATCGGTTTTGCCGGACGGAACGGTTTTCACCAGGCGGCGGTTGAAAGGCACAGCCGTTCCCTGGAGGAAATTTTGCAGGAGCGGTTCGGTCGGCGGTTGCGCATTCGGTGCGTCGAAGTGAGTGAGGAAACGCTGCGGCAAGTGCGCAAAGTAACGCCGGTCAGCGACAAAAAGGAAGAGTTTGAGCGTTTGAAAGCGGAGAGCGATCTGGTGCGAACGATCGTCGATCTGTTCGACGCAGAATTTATCAAATAA